One window from the genome of Myxococcales bacterium encodes:
- a CDS encoding MCE family protein, producing the protein MELAKVIRLATIALIVGGIAWWGKSKVDSRSVSGSFATYAYFRDGSRLPIGSKVLVAGIQVGRIEELSIEGSLSRVDMALTPGVALYSDAVAHKRTSSALGDNYLEIFPGGPDVDGVMPEGVRRLRSGEQVSRVVEAASPEKMMRSIDDGLPLIDQRLAAMNDTLRVGRTLIQGPVTGKLGEFEAYLNRGAWDGAIVAAATGVTKFDAWTEDVARGTAGMADTLLPKLDKFNGSLVQLTKDMQAGRVTITTSLGEFRTKLNQVDPYIEKAGRVVGGLNGERGDADQGMLGKLINKGDLGETLDDGARAVAKGIGSVTKMQVLLGLRGEIDMRSTLSRQYITLEFGPRNGYFYAFEALAGSYGETPVATLTNDGTSTRWVETAEISNGLRFSAQWGKRFRWFSYRVGIKESQLGVGIDGDFFRSRLKLSADATLHDYKAGFRGRFSAAFEIYRNLYFWAGVDDAFNPPSSLTIAPYPGGRDAHPGALDRVYFGRDIFIGLSVVFRDEDLRTFLPLYGGVATGFL; encoded by the coding sequence GTGGAGCTCGCCAAAGTCATTCGGCTTGCCACGATCGCGCTGATCGTCGGAGGCATCGCCTGGTGGGGCAAGAGCAAGGTCGATAGCCGTTCGGTGAGCGGGTCATTTGCGACCTACGCCTATTTCCGCGACGGGTCGCGCCTGCCAATTGGTTCCAAGGTGCTCGTGGCGGGCATTCAGGTCGGGCGCATCGAAGAACTCAGCATCGAGGGCAGCCTGTCGCGCGTCGACATGGCGCTGACGCCGGGGGTCGCGCTGTATTCCGATGCCGTTGCGCACAAGCGCACGTCGTCGGCGCTGGGCGATAACTATCTCGAAATCTTTCCCGGCGGTCCCGACGTCGACGGCGTGATGCCCGAGGGTGTACGCAGGCTGCGCTCCGGTGAGCAGGTGAGCCGCGTGGTTGAGGCGGCCTCGCCCGAGAAGATGATGCGCTCGATCGACGACGGCTTGCCGCTCATCGATCAACGCCTTGCCGCGATGAATGACACCTTGCGCGTTGGGCGCACGCTCATCCAAGGCCCGGTGACCGGCAAGCTCGGCGAATTTGAGGCGTATCTCAATCGCGGCGCCTGGGATGGCGCTATCGTCGCCGCCGCCACGGGCGTGACCAAATTTGATGCGTGGACCGAGGACGTCGCGCGCGGCACGGCCGGGATGGCCGACACGCTGCTACCCAAGCTCGACAAGTTTAACGGCAGCCTGGTGCAGCTAACGAAGGACATGCAGGCCGGTCGCGTCACGATCACGACCTCGCTCGGCGAATTTCGCACCAAGCTAAATCAGGTCGATCCGTATATCGAAAAGGCGGGCCGTGTGGTGGGTGGCCTAAATGGCGAGCGCGGCGACGCCGACCAAGGCATGCTCGGCAAGCTCATCAACAAGGGCGATCTCGGCGAGACGCTTGATGACGGCGCACGCGCCGTGGCCAAGGGCATCGGCAGCGTCACCAAGATGCAGGTGTTGCTCGGCCTGCGCGGCGAAATCGACATGCGCAGCACGCTGTCGCGGCAATACATCACCTTGGAATTCGGGCCGCGCAATGGCTACTTCTACGCTTTCGAGGCCCTGGCTGGCTCCTACGGCGAAACGCCCGTCGCGACGCTCACCAACGATGGCACCAGCACCAGGTGGGTCGAGACGGCGGAAATCTCCAATGGGCTTCGCTTCTCGGCGCAGTGGGGCAAACGCTTTCGCTGGTTCTCGTATCGCGTCGGCATCAAGGAGTCACAGCTCGGCGTCGGCATCGATGGCGATTTTTTTCGCAGCCGCCTCAAGCTGAGCGCCGATGCCACGTTGCACGACTACAAGGCCGGCTTTCGCGGGCGCTTCAGCGCCGCGTTTGAGATCTACCGCAACCTCTATTTTTGGGCGGGCGTTGACGACGCCTTCAACCCGCCGAGCTCGCTGACGATTGCCCCTTATCCCGGCGGCCGCGACGCTCACCCTGGTGCGCTCGATCGCGTGTATTTTGGCCGCGACATCTTCATCGGCCTCTCGGTGGTCTTCCGCGACGAAGACCTGCGCACGTTTTTGCCTCTCTACGGCGGCGTCGCAACTGGGTTCCTCTAG
- a CDS encoding BatD family protein → MRTLTILSRVGLLALTVACLLAVSARPALAQGEPEPEVALRLAGNGAYVGMPFVLVASVTGFDDKNAPPQPPLSLPGATVKPTGVATSGAQSVSITINGRRTIRQETILSYTYEITASKAGALTIPPMTFAAGGKRARSQPARLVVERIPTSRSMQLRSQVPARTVYVGEAIAIDYEWSITENIDPTRFEVPLLGMTDTLAVSAPKVDNAEVKLPITSGANELVVGATSERAGRGQTYKFTLLVTPLKAGTIALPPAFVLGRSAFGSFGFGESELSRADDEAQTLTVKELPLTGRPASFHGAVGSAFAFGVRASRSVVALGEPMELEVTIKSDTRLDTTTLGSLVGPDALPPTMFASEPGAPVGELAPDGKTKTFRVPVQVIGPAIEIPAIAFAYFDPATASYKTIKSEPIALAVRGTELVGAAQVTRTAAAGNDGGKTAQGGSIVANLTALVGVDLALSGDAEARRPVDAWRQWFWPLLVVLYVVPVLIFFAGWWLMRSRSARQASSVRATHRRELLARLAAAVALPARDAAPGLAAALRTYAQHGGADALRPEVLQRLEVEAFAPSSAQHPLAPTLLSEIRTMIETMDRATLASGPRLAATGLAFVLGAAALAPVGAWAGAPAGDGRAAYQAALQAPQGTARQAAFARAEAQLAAAAARSPSAPAYTDWGNAALGAGQIGRAVLAYRRALHLDRSYARALRNLQWVRRHVGGEAQSATTATQTLFFFHSWSREARLLASGLWFAMLVLVLTPGVGRRLRAARPLAAAVAAVAWVALAGSLLLERGGGDEVVIVVPTSLHAADGENSPLVLPAPLAAGSEAKVLEDRGTWQKIELSQGAVGWVGAASAERIAPAPR, encoded by the coding sequence GTGCGAACGCTGACAATCCTCAGCCGTGTCGGCTTGCTCGCGCTGACGGTGGCGTGCTTGCTCGCCGTGTCGGCTCGGCCCGCGTTGGCGCAAGGCGAGCCCGAGCCCGAGGTGGCGCTCCGCCTCGCCGGCAACGGCGCCTACGTCGGCATGCCGTTCGTGCTCGTCGCCTCGGTGACCGGTTTCGATGACAAAAATGCGCCGCCACAACCACCACTGTCGCTGCCGGGCGCCACGGTGAAACCAACCGGCGTTGCGACGAGCGGCGCTCAAAGCGTTAGCATTACGATCAACGGCCGCCGCACGATTCGGCAGGAGACGATTCTCTCCTATACCTACGAGATCACCGCGAGCAAGGCCGGCGCGCTGACGATTCCGCCCATGACATTTGCCGCGGGTGGCAAGCGCGCGCGTTCGCAACCCGCGCGCTTGGTGGTGGAGCGCATTCCCACCAGCCGGTCGATGCAACTACGCAGCCAGGTGCCTGCGCGCACGGTTTATGTCGGTGAGGCGATCGCGATCGACTATGAATGGAGCATCACCGAGAATATCGATCCAACGCGCTTCGAGGTGCCGTTGCTCGGCATGACCGACACCTTGGCGGTGTCGGCGCCAAAAGTTGACAACGCCGAGGTCAAGCTGCCGATCACCAGCGGCGCTAACGAATTGGTGGTGGGGGCCACCAGCGAACGCGCCGGCCGCGGCCAGACCTATAAATTTACCTTGCTGGTGACGCCGCTGAAGGCGGGCACCATTGCGCTGCCGCCGGCGTTTGTGCTCGGACGCTCGGCCTTTGGCTCGTTTGGATTCGGCGAATCAGAGCTATCGCGCGCCGACGATGAAGCGCAAACCCTCACCGTCAAGGAGCTGCCCTTGACGGGCCGCCCCGCGAGCTTTCACGGCGCCGTTGGCTCTGCCTTTGCATTCGGGGTGCGCGCCAGCCGCTCGGTTGTTGCGCTCGGCGAACCCATGGAACTCGAGGTGACGATCAAGAGTGACACGCGGCTCGATACGACCACGCTTGGGTCGTTGGTTGGACCCGACGCCCTGCCGCCCACGATGTTTGCGAGCGAGCCGGGTGCGCCGGTAGGCGAGTTAGCCCCGGATGGCAAGACCAAGACATTTCGCGTTCCGGTGCAGGTGATCGGCCCAGCGATAGAGATCCCGGCGATTGCCTTCGCTTACTTTGATCCCGCGACCGCATCTTATAAGACCATCAAGAGCGAGCCCATCGCGCTGGCGGTGCGCGGCACCGAATTAGTGGGCGCGGCGCAGGTCACGCGCACCGCGGCGGCGGGTAACGATGGCGGCAAAACCGCGCAGGGTGGCTCGATCGTGGCTAATCTCACGGCGTTAGTGGGCGTAGATTTGGCGCTCAGCGGCGACGCCGAGGCGCGCCGCCCCGTCGACGCCTGGCGGCAATGGTTTTGGCCGCTGCTCGTGGTCTTGTACGTCGTCCCCGTGCTCATCTTTTTTGCTGGCTGGTGGCTGATGCGCTCACGGAGCGCCCGGCAGGCCAGCAGCGTGCGCGCCACGCATCGGCGCGAGCTGCTCGCACGGCTCGCCGCGGCGGTGGCCTTGCCGGCTCGCGATGCCGCGCCTGGCTTGGCGGCGGCGTTGCGCACCTATGCACAGCATGGCGGCGCCGACGCGCTGCGCCCTGAGGTCCTACAACGTCTCGAGGTCGAGGCGTTTGCGCCCAGCAGCGCGCAGCATCCGCTGGCGCCGACGCTTTTGTCCGAAATCCGTACGATGATTGAAACCATGGATCGCGCGACGCTGGCGTCAGGGCCGCGCCTTGCCGCAACGGGCCTTGCGTTCGTGCTTGGCGCGGCCGCGCTGGCGCCGGTGGGCGCATGGGCGGGGGCACCGGCCGGCGATGGTCGCGCCGCCTATCAAGCGGCCTTGCAAGCCCCACAGGGCACCGCGAGGCAGGCGGCGTTTGCGCGCGCCGAAGCGCAATTGGCCGCCGCCGCCGCCCGCTCGCCCAGCGCACCGGCCTATACGGACTGGGGCAATGCCGCGCTCGGTGCCGGCCAGATCGGGCGCGCCGTGCTTGCGTACCGCCGCGCGCTACACCTTGATCGCAGCTACGCGCGGGCGCTTCGCAATCTGCAGTGGGTGCGTCGTCACGTTGGTGGCGAAGCACAATCTGCCACCACGGCGACCCAGACCCTATTTTTCTTTCACAGTTGGTCGCGCGAGGCGCGCTTGCTGGCATCCGGGCTGTGGTTTGCAATGCTCGTGTTGGTGCTTACGCCCGGTGTTGGGCGCCGCTTGCGCGCGGCGAGGCCGCTCGCCGCCGCGGTCGCCGCGGTGGCGTGGGTGGCGCTCGCCGGATCGCTACTACTGGAGCGCGGCGGCGGCGACGAGGTGGTGATTGTTGTGCCAACGTCGCTGCATGCGGCCGACGGCGAGAACTCGCCATTGGTCCTGCCCGCGCCGCTTGCCGCGGGGAGCGAGGCGAAAGTGCTCGAAGATCGCGGTACTTGGCAAAAAATTGAGCTGTCTCAGGGTGCGGTCGGCTGGGTTGGCGCCGCCAGCGCCGAGCGCATCGCGCCGGCACCGCGTTAG